A genome region from Dreissena polymorpha isolate Duluth1 chromosome 16, UMN_Dpol_1.0, whole genome shotgun sequence includes the following:
- the LOC127862550 gene encoding leucine-rich repeats and immunoglobulin-like domains protein 1: MMPIIRTYFLIQMMLFVGVTTGFLFDDNSCTTGNNCTCNNEIISCYSKGLIDVPLFNITGTYISIRTLDFGYNAINTLRNGRFSFLRNLTTTSMEVNFNSNNLSSMEDMCFEELKTAIVYLRLGYNNLKTIPMAISSLTNLRTLDLGFNPIIQFDPSVLFSIGDTLEKLVLSLTKVNRWPEELHFLYNLQDLEINHFSAKTITASDFQYMTQIKSLNTLVIQNTDLKEFPAAFCDLSSVQTLNLDYNNFTGRGNDMFSTCHRPLSNISTLSLHTNQLEYFPDLGTAFSATKSLNLQNNNIRYISNELTAMPFLENLYLDNNKLCHIPSTLASIAPNLRYLYLTNNFIDEIDNQALGALSNLWYLYLLGNPLEYVAEHAFSHNPALTFIIVVSTKLSTIPCALSITSHQQIYYYPDRIECDCRMKCLKNITLSNLKLNGQSCLQTNITIEHFINNVIKADKCG, translated from the exons ATGATGCCAATAATTCGTACATACTTTCTGATTCAG ATGATGCTCTTCGTTGGCGTAACAACCGGATTCCTATTTGACGACAATAGCTGTACGACAGGCAACAACTGTACATGCAACAACGAAATAATATCGTGCTATTCAAAAGGATTGATAGATGTCCCACTATTTAATATAACCGGTACATATATTTCCATTCGGACACTGGATTTTGGTTATAATGCCATAAACACACTTAGAAACGGCAGATTTAGTTTCTTGCGAAATCTAACAACAACATCGATGGAAGTAAATTTCAACAGTAATAATCTTTCTTCTATGGAAGACATGTGTTTTGAAGAACTTAAAACTGCTATTGTATATTTGAGACTAGGATACAACAACTTAAAAACAATTCCTATGGCGATTTCTTCTTTGACAAATTTACGTACGTTGGACCTAGGATTTAATCCCATAATACAATTCGATCCGAGCGTCCTTTTTAGTATTGGTGACACACTTGAAAAGCTTGTATTATCGCTGACCAAAGTAAATCGATGGCCAGAGGAATTACATTTCCTTTACAATTTGCAAGATTTAGAAATCAATCATTTTAGTGCAAAAACAATTACAGCGTCAGATTTCCAATACATGACGCAGATTAAATCCTTGAACACTTTAGTAATTCAAAACACAGATTTAAAGGAATTTCCTGCTGCTTTTTGTGACTTATCGAGCGTACAAACTTTAAATCTCGACTATAATAATTTTACTGGTCGGGGAAACGATATGTTTAGCACTTGTCATAGACCTTTATCCAATATCTCCACTCTAAGTTTGCACACGAATCAATTGGAATATTTTCCCGATTTAGGCACAGCATTTTCTGCAACAAAATCTCTAaacttacaaaacaataacatacGATATATCTCCAATGAGCTAACTGCAATGCCGTTCTTAGAAAACCTATACCTAGACAACAACAAATTGTGCCATATACCGTCGACATTGGCATCCATAGCACCTAATCTTCGATACCTTTACCTTACAAATAACTTCATTGATGAAATTGATAATCAGGCTCTTGGAGCATTGTCAAATCTGTGGTATCTTTACTTATTAGGAAATCCATTGGAATATGTTGCAGAGCATGCATTTTCTCACAATCCGGCTTTAACGTTTATAATTGTTGTGTCTACCAAACTCTCGACAATTCCTTGCGCACTTTCTATCACCTCTCATCAGCAAATATATTATTATCCTGATCGAATCGAATGCGATTGCcgaatgaaatgtttaaaaaatattactttatcaAATCTAAAACTTAATGGTCAAAGCTGTCTTCAAACTAATATAACTATTGAACACTTCATTAACAATGTAATCAAAGCCGATAAGTGTGGTTAA